The following coding sequences lie in one Synechococcus sp. CC9902 genomic window:
- the argC gene encoding N-acetyl-gamma-glutamyl-phosphate reductase, with protein sequence MAATSGGRVAVIGASGYGGLQTIRLLQGHPSLSVTYLGGERSAGRRWSSICSFLPLPDDPYVESVDPVRIAEVADYAVLSLPNGLACQLAPQLLDRGVRVVDLSADFRYRSLDQWLEVYAQEASNLNRTDAELCREAVYGLPEWNGPAIAEAKLVAAPGCFPTASLLPLLPFLKQGLIDTDRIIIDAKTGTSGGGRVPKEAMLLAEASESIAPYGVIGHRHTSEIEQMAQDVAGQTIQLQFTPHLVPMVRGLLSTVYARLRDPGLTAEDCTTVINAVYRHHPCVTVLPVGTYPATKWVRHTNRALLSVQVDNRTGQLVLMSAIDNLIKGQAGQGVQCLNLMAGLAPDTGLPLQPFYP encoded by the coding sequence ATGGCGGCAACGTCTGGGGGGCGTGTCGCCGTCATTGGAGCCTCTGGATATGGCGGTCTTCAGACCATCCGCTTATTGCAGGGACACCCGTCTCTTTCCGTGACGTATCTGGGAGGTGAACGCAGTGCAGGGCGTCGTTGGAGTTCCATCTGCTCCTTTTTGCCACTGCCAGACGATCCCTACGTTGAATCCGTCGATCCAGTCCGAATCGCTGAGGTGGCGGACTACGCCGTTCTGAGCCTTCCCAATGGTCTTGCTTGTCAGTTAGCGCCGCAATTACTCGATCGCGGCGTTCGCGTTGTCGACCTGTCTGCAGACTTCCGATATCGCTCCTTAGATCAGTGGCTCGAGGTGTACGCCCAGGAAGCCAGCAACCTCAATCGGACCGATGCTGAACTTTGTCGTGAAGCGGTTTATGGGCTTCCGGAATGGAACGGACCAGCCATCGCTGAAGCCAAGCTTGTGGCGGCACCTGGCTGTTTCCCAACGGCAAGTTTGTTGCCGCTTCTTCCATTCCTCAAGCAGGGGTTAATCGATACCGACCGAATCATCATTGATGCCAAAACCGGGACCTCCGGTGGTGGGAGGGTTCCCAAAGAAGCCATGTTGCTGGCGGAAGCTTCCGAGTCGATTGCTCCCTACGGGGTGATTGGTCATCGCCACACGTCCGAGATTGAGCAAATGGCTCAAGACGTCGCCGGCCAAACCATCCAGCTTCAATTCACACCCCATCTGGTTCCGATGGTCCGTGGTCTTCTTTCAACGGTGTATGCCCGCTTAAGGGATCCAGGGCTAACAGCGGAAGATTGCACAACGGTGATCAACGCGGTGTACCGGCACCATCCCTGTGTCACCGTCCTTCCAGTTGGCACCTATCCCGCTACAAAATGGGTGCGGCATACGAATCGAGCGCTTCTTTCCGTTCAAGTTGACAATCGGACAGGGCAATTGGTGTTGATGAGTGCGATCGATAATTTGATCAAAGGGCAGGCGGGCCAAGGGGTGCAGTGTCTCAATCTGATGGCGGGCTTGGCGCCGGATACCGGTCTGCCTTTGCAACCTTTTTATCCTTGA
- the purN gene encoding phosphoribosylglycinamide formyltransferase — MASGNGSNFEAIVQAVQSGRLGADIPLLVVNNKNCGAHQRADRFGIHVEVVDHRDFPNREALDRQLVGLFQSHRVDVVVMAGWMRIVTDVLVNAFPEQLVNIHPSLLPSFRGLDAVGQALHAGVSISGCTVHIVTADLDAGPILSQAAVPVLSSDNHASLAERVQKQEHILLPATLQQNAHRWRQG; from the coding sequence ATGGCCTCCGGCAATGGCAGCAATTTCGAGGCCATCGTCCAGGCCGTTCAGTCCGGTCGACTTGGGGCAGACATTCCACTTTTGGTGGTTAACAACAAAAACTGTGGCGCCCATCAGCGGGCTGATCGCTTCGGAATCCATGTCGAAGTGGTGGATCATCGTGACTTCCCGAATCGAGAAGCCCTCGATCGACAGTTGGTTGGCCTCTTTCAATCCCATCGAGTGGACGTTGTGGTGATGGCCGGGTGGATGCGGATCGTGACCGATGTTTTGGTGAATGCCTTTCCGGAACAACTGGTGAACATCCATCCGTCACTCCTACCAAGTTTCCGTGGACTTGATGCTGTGGGACAAGCCCTTCACGCGGGGGTATCTATTAGTGGCTGCACCGTGCATATCGTTACCGCCGACCTTGATGCTGGACCGATCCTTTCTCAAGCAGCGGTTCCAGTGCTCTCCAGCGATAACCACGCTTCGCTCGCAGAACGCGTGCAGAAACAAGAACACATTTTGCTGCCAGCAACCTTGCAGCAAAACGCTCACCGCTGGCGTCAAGGATAA
- a CDS encoding PDZ domain-containing protein — MSDSVRIRLDLTQPSSQTVLVHMEWTPQWNRQILQLPVWTPGSYTVRDHAQHLHSLRLSNGSTAQKVRRLSPSRWVCELTTLEPLTLTYAIESRDLTVRTGLLDPDFASLSLASVAMEIEGFRWMPHHLEVSAPSHWQVHLPLESSVLGWLAKDFDALIDTPLHAGPFAVKPFTVHGHRHELLLIGAPPSGWPESFMSDIERVCQATCDLMGTPPPAGDRYQLVLQLLEKGYGGLEHDHSAVLQFNWSALASKKGYRQLLQLIGHEYLHQWNVRRLRPVELRPYDYSQPVICEGLWFAEGITSYYDLFLPLRAGCTDQSMLLEDFGEELSSVLMSPGRSIQSLAMSAEEAWVKLYKATPASRDTQISYYRLGAAVAFCLDVRLRSFGTSLPVLLRHLWSSLGEHHRGFCRDDLHQWLASVDNGLPAELDHWLDDTNAVPLEKSAELIGLRLEAVPQKAPHHGLTLKASAGDLVVQRVMKNSPGMKADLVVGDEILAINGFRVRCIDSVADLMRNSSEVQVSFVRRGLMKETFLQPESAIETWRLEVDPQASSDQLALREQWFKIF, encoded by the coding sequence GTGAGCGATTCGGTTCGGATTCGACTCGACTTAACCCAACCTTCTAGTCAGACGGTTTTGGTCCACATGGAGTGGACGCCCCAGTGGAATCGCCAAATTCTTCAGTTACCCGTTTGGACGCCAGGGTCCTACACCGTTCGAGATCACGCTCAACACCTTCACAGTCTTCGGCTGAGCAATGGTTCAACGGCTCAAAAGGTTCGTCGTTTGTCCCCGAGTCGTTGGGTGTGCGAGCTAACAACGCTTGAACCGCTCACTCTGACCTACGCGATTGAATCCCGGGACCTCACGGTGCGGACTGGCTTGTTGGACCCGGATTTTGCTTCCCTCAGTCTGGCTTCAGTGGCGATGGAGATCGAGGGCTTTCGTTGGATGCCCCATCACTTGGAGGTGTCAGCTCCTTCGCACTGGCAAGTGCATCTCCCCCTCGAATCGTCAGTTCTTGGTTGGCTTGCCAAGGATTTCGATGCCCTGATCGATACCCCGTTGCATGCCGGTCCGTTTGCGGTCAAACCGTTCACCGTTCATGGACATCGGCATGAACTTCTCTTAATTGGCGCTCCACCTTCGGGTTGGCCGGAGAGCTTCATGTCGGACATCGAGCGCGTTTGCCAGGCCACTTGCGATCTGATGGGGACGCCTCCCCCCGCCGGGGATCGCTACCAACTGGTTCTTCAACTTCTCGAAAAGGGTTACGGCGGTTTGGAGCACGACCACAGTGCCGTTCTGCAATTCAATTGGTCAGCCCTCGCCAGCAAAAAGGGATACCGGCAGTTGCTTCAGCTGATTGGCCATGAGTACCTGCACCAGTGGAATGTTCGGCGGCTTCGTCCCGTCGAGTTGCGCCCCTACGACTACTCACAACCAGTGATCTGCGAGGGGTTGTGGTTCGCTGAGGGCATCACGAGCTACTACGACCTCTTTCTTCCACTGAGGGCTGGATGTACAGATCAGTCCATGCTTTTGGAGGACTTCGGAGAGGAGCTGTCCAGTGTGCTGATGTCGCCTGGACGGTCGATTCAATCCCTAGCGATGAGTGCAGAAGAGGCCTGGGTGAAGCTGTACAAGGCCACACCAGCATCACGCGACACCCAAATCAGCTATTACCGCCTTGGGGCCGCGGTGGCTTTTTGTCTGGACGTCCGCCTACGAAGTTTCGGCACATCCCTTCCCGTGTTGCTTCGCCATCTGTGGAGCTCATTGGGCGAACACCATCGTGGGTTTTGCAGAGACGACCTCCACCAGTGGCTTGCATCAGTGGACAACGGACTACCCGCAGAACTGGACCACTGGCTTGATGACACAAACGCGGTTCCGCTGGAGAAATCTGCTGAGCTCATCGGTCTGCGCTTGGAGGCCGTTCCACAAAAGGCCCCCCATCATGGTTTGACCCTGAAAGCTTCAGCCGGCGATCTGGTGGTTCAGCGGGTCATGAAGAACAGCCCAGGCATGAAGGCCGATTTGGTTGTTGGAGACGAAATCTTGGCGATCAATGGTTTCCGTGTCCGTTGCATCGACTCCGTTGCTGATCTCATGCGTAACTCCTCTGAAGTTCAAGTGTCTTTTGTGCGTCGGGGCTTGATGAAGGAAACATTCCTGCAGCCTGAATCCGCCATTGAGACTTGGCGATTGGAAGTCGATCCTCAGGCGTCTTCTGATCAGCTGGCTTTACGAGAGCAATGGTTCAAAATTTTCTGA
- a CDS encoding N-acetylmuramoyl-L-alanine amidase, with product MVQNFLNRCREQPFSFLRRHQKTALSAVAIGSVGLVGLGWLLIDGRMLSFAGDRPSLLELLDQVAEDKGARSKPSPLGSVPVAPLSRSWRSPLARQCSSIDKGIRSRLLSLQKRSGSWRTFVPIDPTNFGKRFTEDAFGRRLDGSPRVIVLHETVYSVSSAVNTFQTPHPIDEDQVSYHTLISRDGRVLDLVDPLMRAYGAGYSAFLGEWAITNKRLKGSVNNFALHLSLETPSNGANGRSGHSGYSSEQYDALALVLAGWMDAFNLPPTSVTTHRHVDIGGERADPRSFDWSALQVRLAAMGDLCVP from the coding sequence ATGGTTCAAAATTTTCTGAACCGTTGCCGAGAGCAACCTTTTTCGTTTTTGCGACGTCATCAAAAAACTGCTCTATCGGCAGTTGCCATCGGCTCAGTCGGTTTGGTCGGTCTGGGTTGGCTGCTGATTGATGGCCGGATGCTCTCGTTTGCTGGTGATCGCCCTTCGCTGTTGGAATTACTTGATCAGGTGGCTGAAGACAAGGGGGCTAGGAGCAAGCCATCTCCGCTTGGATCTGTTCCTGTCGCTCCCCTCTCCCGCTCGTGGCGTTCGCCGTTGGCTCGCCAATGTTCGAGCATCGACAAAGGCATTCGATCCCGCCTGCTCTCTCTCCAAAAGCGTTCGGGATCGTGGCGCACATTTGTGCCCATCGATCCAACCAACTTTGGCAAGCGTTTTACCGAAGACGCTTTTGGGCGACGCCTCGATGGCTCTCCACGGGTGATTGTGTTGCATGAAACCGTGTATTCCGTGAGTTCTGCGGTGAACACCTTTCAAACGCCGCACCCCATAGATGAAGACCAAGTGAGTTATCACACCCTTATCAGCCGCGATGGTCGTGTGCTCGATTTGGTGGACCCACTCATGCGCGCCTATGGAGCTGGTTATTCAGCCTTTCTTGGGGAATGGGCCATCACGAACAAACGGCTCAAAGGATCGGTCAATAATTTCGCTCTCCATCTGAGCCTTGAAACGCCATCCAATGGAGCCAACGGTCGTTCTGGCCATAGCGGCTATTCGTCTGAGCAATACGACGCCTTGGCCCTGGTGTTAGCCGGGTGGATGGATGCGTTCAATCTCCCACCAACGTCAGTGACAACCCACCGTCACGTGGACATTGGCGGTGAACGAGCCGATCCGCGCAGTTTCGATTGGTCGGCCCTCCAGGTTCGACTTGCTGCAATGGGCGATCTCTGTGTTCCGTGA
- a CDS encoding glucose-6-phosphate isomerase: protein MSFPDFSASDAQIQWQRFCDLLWYHDDLGLWLDVSRMHLNASELEALQPAMDRAFTAMHELEAGAIANPDEERQVGHYWLRNPQLAPSDDLRTHIAREVDDIEAFGRGVVHGEIKAPSGVPFTDVLWIGIGGSGLGPALMIRALKNNNQGLPFHFLDNVDPNGMSNVLGGLAGRFKTTLVVTVSKSGGTPEPHIGMEQARLKLEAAGGKWAGQAVAITMLNSRLDQQAQQEAWLKRFDMFDWVGGRTSITSAVGLLPGALIGCDIRDFLAGAAQMDEATRVADSRRNPAALMAASWYVAGEGKGRRDMVVLPYRDRLEVFSRYLQQLVMESLGKRLDRDGNVVHQGIAVYGNKGSTDQHAYVQQLRDGVDNFFATFIEELEDSEDIPVIKNERPGDFLDGFLQGTRSALTEGGRQNMTITMRCFDERRLGALVALFERAVGLYGELVNVNAYHQPGVEAGKKAAAAILDLQQRVEEVLQDGVPRTVSEIRQVLDDGSDESIFWIMRHLTGNKRQYNAQGDWSSPAGMRFSKD from the coding sequence GTGAGCTTTCCGGATTTCAGCGCTAGCGACGCTCAGATTCAATGGCAGCGGTTTTGTGATCTGCTCTGGTATCACGACGATCTTGGGTTGTGGCTAGACGTGAGCCGAATGCACCTCAATGCTTCTGAGCTTGAGGCGTTGCAACCAGCCATGGATCGTGCCTTCACCGCCATGCATGAGCTGGAGGCGGGCGCCATTGCCAATCCCGATGAAGAACGACAAGTCGGGCATTACTGGCTGCGGAATCCCCAACTGGCTCCGTCTGATGACCTACGGACCCATATCGCCCGCGAAGTCGATGACATCGAGGCTTTTGGTCGTGGCGTCGTTCATGGTGAGATCAAGGCACCCAGCGGAGTTCCGTTTACGGATGTGTTGTGGATTGGGATCGGAGGCAGTGGCCTTGGCCCGGCCTTGATGATTCGCGCGCTCAAGAACAACAACCAGGGGCTCCCCTTTCATTTCCTCGACAATGTTGATCCCAACGGGATGAGCAACGTTCTTGGCGGTCTGGCGGGTCGCTTCAAGACCACCTTGGTGGTGACGGTGAGTAAGTCCGGCGGAACTCCCGAGCCTCATATCGGCATGGAGCAAGCCCGCTTAAAGCTGGAGGCCGCCGGAGGTAAATGGGCTGGCCAAGCGGTTGCGATCACGATGTTGAACAGCCGGCTTGATCAACAGGCTCAACAGGAAGCCTGGCTCAAACGCTTCGACATGTTCGATTGGGTGGGTGGTCGCACAAGCATCACCAGTGCCGTTGGCTTGCTTCCTGGGGCACTGATTGGCTGCGATATCAGAGATTTCTTGGCAGGTGCGGCTCAGATGGATGAAGCCACGCGAGTGGCTGATTCCCGTCGGAATCCGGCTGCGCTGATGGCAGCGTCTTGGTACGTGGCAGGAGAAGGGAAAGGTCGTCGAGACATGGTGGTTCTCCCCTATCGCGATCGCCTGGAGGTTTTTAGTCGTTATCTCCAGCAACTTGTGATGGAGTCCCTCGGAAAGCGCCTTGATCGGGATGGCAATGTTGTTCATCAAGGTATTGCTGTTTACGGCAATAAAGGCTCGACCGATCAACATGCTTACGTTCAACAATTACGTGATGGCGTTGATAACTTCTTCGCTACATTTATTGAAGAGCTTGAAGACAGTGAAGACATTCCAGTCATCAAAAACGAGCGTCCGGGTGATTTTCTCGATGGCTTTTTGCAGGGCACACGTTCAGCGCTGACGGAAGGTGGACGTCAAAACATGACGATCACAATGCGGTGCTTCGATGAACGACGTCTGGGGGCTCTTGTTGCTTTGTTTGAGCGTGCAGTTGGACTTTATGGCGAGTTGGTGAATGTGAATGCTTACCACCAGCCTGGTGTCGAAGCTGGTAAGAAGGCCGCAGCCGCCATTCTCGATTTGCAGCAACGTGTTGAGGAGGTTCTACAGGATGGAGTGCCTCGCACCGTGTCTGAGATTCGGCAAGTCCTCGACGACGGTAGTGATGAATCTATTTTTTGGATTATGCGGCATCTCACTGGTAACAAGCGCCAGTACAACGCACAGGGTGACTGGTCGAGTCCAGCCGGTATGCGTTTCAGTAAGGATTAA
- the leuS gene encoding leucine--tRNA ligase → MNAASSSASANNSPQENRYDPSALEQRWRARWKDQGLDTTETESSKPGFFALSMFPYPSGSLHMGHVRNYVITDVIARVQRMRGDSVLHPMGWDAFGLPAENAAIERNIDPGEWTDRNIDQMRNQLDRLGLSIDWDREQATCHSDYYRWTQWLFLELLEGGLAYRKNATVNWDPVDQTVLANEQVDADGRSWRSGALVEQRQLNQWFLRITDYAEALLNDLDKLKGWPERVRTMQANWIGRSEGAEITFQVTGSSQQSITVFTTRPDTLSGASYVVLAPEHQLVDGLTTEEHLASVDQFRKQVARLSTIERTSDERPKQGVATGACVTNPLTGEQLPVWIADYVLADYGTGAVMGVPAHDQRDIQFAKANALPIRQVIDAEGAKEAIDAGKAWTEAGTLINSGVFDGQPSNQGKGSITSHGETAGWATSKVTYRLRDWLISRQRYWGCPIPVIHCPTCGVVPVPRDDLPVELPRGIDLSGKGGSPLSQQSDWVNVSCPCCGGAAKRETDTMDTFMCSSWYFLRFADPHNTDQPFSKEAVRRWLPVKQYVGGIEHAILHLLYSRFFTKALRDRGLIDIDEPFERLLTQGMVQAITYRNPITGKYIATADVSDPNDPLDPTTGDKLEVLFEKMSKSKYNGVDPAAVIDRYGADTARMFILFKAPPEKDLEWDDADVEGQFRFLQRLWRLVENASSTLTDLNSTGCPADLTDQEADVRRALHLAIDAVSDDLNGEIQLNTAISELMKLSNTITSSGPDRLRPPILQEALSGLIRLLAPFAPHIAEEFWSRLGGDGSVHQQSWPSVDPSALIQDTISIVIQVKGKVRGSIQAPADADKATLESMALSSDVANKWLEGATPKRVIVVPGKLVNLVP, encoded by the coding sequence GTGAACGCTGCCTCTTCTTCAGCTTCAGCTAACAACAGCCCGCAGGAGAACCGATACGACCCCTCGGCCCTTGAGCAGCGCTGGAGAGCCCGATGGAAAGACCAAGGGTTAGACACCACAGAAACCGAGTCCAGCAAACCGGGCTTCTTTGCCCTTTCGATGTTTCCGTACCCATCAGGAAGCCTGCACATGGGGCACGTGCGGAACTACGTGATTACTGATGTCATCGCGCGTGTTCAGCGGATGCGCGGGGATTCCGTTTTGCATCCCATGGGCTGGGACGCCTTCGGATTGCCCGCAGAAAATGCTGCCATCGAACGCAATATTGACCCCGGGGAGTGGACGGATCGAAATATCGACCAAATGCGAAATCAACTGGATCGGCTCGGACTGTCCATCGATTGGGATCGCGAACAAGCCACGTGCCACAGCGATTACTACCGCTGGACCCAGTGGCTGTTTCTCGAATTACTCGAAGGCGGACTGGCGTACAGAAAAAATGCAACGGTGAACTGGGATCCGGTTGATCAGACGGTGCTAGCGAATGAGCAGGTGGATGCCGATGGACGTTCCTGGCGATCCGGAGCACTGGTCGAACAACGCCAACTCAACCAATGGTTCCTCCGAATTACCGATTACGCCGAAGCCCTGCTGAACGACCTCGACAAGCTGAAGGGTTGGCCTGAACGGGTCCGCACCATGCAAGCCAACTGGATTGGGCGCTCAGAAGGGGCTGAAATCACATTCCAAGTGACTGGCTCGAGTCAACAATCCATCACGGTGTTCACCACCCGACCCGACACCTTGTCGGGGGCAAGTTATGTGGTGTTGGCCCCAGAACACCAATTGGTAGACGGGCTCACAACGGAAGAGCACCTGGCTTCCGTTGATCAGTTTCGAAAACAAGTGGCTCGCCTCAGCACGATTGAACGCACCAGTGACGAAAGGCCCAAGCAAGGGGTTGCCACTGGAGCCTGCGTCACCAATCCACTCACTGGCGAACAACTACCGGTCTGGATCGCCGATTACGTCCTAGCCGACTACGGAACTGGTGCGGTGATGGGCGTACCGGCGCACGACCAACGGGACATCCAATTTGCAAAGGCCAATGCATTACCGATCCGTCAGGTGATCGATGCCGAGGGTGCCAAAGAAGCGATCGATGCAGGAAAGGCGTGGACAGAGGCAGGAACGTTGATCAACTCCGGAGTGTTTGATGGCCAGCCCTCAAACCAGGGCAAAGGATCCATCACATCCCATGGAGAGACGGCCGGATGGGCCACGAGCAAAGTGACCTACAGACTGCGTGACTGGTTGATTTCAAGGCAGCGGTATTGGGGCTGCCCAATCCCCGTAATTCATTGCCCAACCTGCGGAGTTGTACCCGTTCCACGGGACGATTTGCCAGTGGAATTGCCGCGAGGCATTGATCTTTCTGGAAAAGGCGGATCACCCTTGAGCCAGCAGAGCGATTGGGTCAACGTGTCGTGCCCTTGCTGTGGTGGTGCCGCCAAGCGTGAAACCGACACCATGGACACCTTTATGTGTTCGTCCTGGTATTTCCTGCGTTTTGCTGATCCCCACAACACTGATCAACCCTTCAGCAAGGAGGCGGTTAGACGTTGGTTACCGGTGAAGCAATACGTGGGAGGCATTGAACATGCCATTCTCCATCTGCTGTATTCGAGATTTTTCACCAAGGCACTCCGAGATCGTGGCCTAATTGATATCGACGAGCCCTTCGAGCGTCTACTAACCCAGGGGATGGTGCAGGCCATTACTTATCGCAATCCGATCACTGGCAAATACATCGCAACAGCTGATGTAAGTGATCCCAACGATCCACTCGATCCGACCACTGGCGACAAACTCGAGGTGTTGTTTGAAAAAATGTCGAAGTCGAAATACAACGGCGTTGATCCAGCAGCAGTCATTGATCGATATGGCGCCGATACCGCACGCATGTTCATCTTGTTCAAGGCACCCCCCGAGAAAGATCTCGAGTGGGATGACGCTGATGTTGAGGGGCAATTCAGATTTCTGCAGCGACTCTGGCGTTTGGTTGAAAATGCTTCGTCAACGCTGACCGATCTAAATTCAACTGGATGTCCAGCAGATTTAACGGATCAGGAAGCCGATGTTCGTCGAGCCCTTCACTTAGCGATCGATGCAGTGAGTGATGATCTAAACGGTGAAATTCAGCTGAATACAGCAATTTCCGAGTTAATGAAGTTGTCGAACACGATCACATCATCCGGACCTGATCGTCTTCGTCCTCCAATCCTCCAGGAAGCATTATCTGGACTGATTCGATTGCTAGCTCCGTTTGCACCGCACATTGCAGAAGAGTTCTGGAGTCGTCTCGGTGGGGATGGCAGCGTGCATCAACAGAGCTGGCCCTCGGTGGATCCCAGCGCATTAATCCAAGACACCATTTCCATCGTGATTCAAGTGAAGGGCAAAGTTCGTGGAAGCATCCAAGCGCCAGCTGATGCAGACAAAGCGACTCTGGAGTCCATGGCACTGTCCAGCGATGTGGCCAACAAATGGCTTGAAGGAGCAACCCCGAAGCGAGTCATTGTAGTCCCTGGGAAACTTGTCAATCTTGTGCCCTGA
- a CDS encoding Hfq-related RNA-binding protein codes for METTPLDPSLPGVRMLQNWIREGLAVSIAVLDQERIEGRLIWQDPEFLALERLGSTRPVLIARRHITLIRSID; via the coding sequence ATGGAGACCACGCCCCTTGATCCAAGTCTTCCGGGTGTGCGGATGCTGCAGAACTGGATCCGCGAAGGCCTCGCAGTCAGCATCGCTGTTCTTGATCAGGAGCGCATCGAGGGCCGACTGATTTGGCAAGACCCTGAGTTTCTGGCCCTTGAACGTCTCGGCTCTACACGTCCTGTTTTGATCGCTCGCCGGCACATCACCTTGATTCGATCCATCGATTGA
- the dapF gene encoding diaminopimelate epimerase: MLQFSKYQGLGNDFLILEGRQGQLDFAVAEPDPNWVRRICDRRFGVGGDGVILALPPQADGDLRMRIFNADGTEAEMCGNGIRCLARYLADTDGEAPGCRWAIETPAGMIRPELMTNGQLRVDMGAPFLESASIPTTLEPLAGLPRGALEIDGVPLNVASVGMGNPHVVVPVEDLSRIPFEVWGAALEVHPVFPAKTNVHFLKVHARDRLEIRVWERGAGPTLACGTGACATLVAAVLLDLADEQAEVMLPGGPLLISWPGRSGSVLMTGPAEAVFDGVITPELVPAPSPSESMVQVPDVNTPVETPSPASLEDEAAALAKVQAFLNDTSLDSMLNLASDSLEQRTRSRFERGGS; the protein is encoded by the coding sequence ATGCTGCAGTTCAGCAAATATCAGGGTCTTGGCAACGACTTCCTGATTCTTGAGGGTCGTCAGGGTCAGCTGGATTTTGCTGTTGCAGAGCCAGACCCCAACTGGGTTCGTCGAATTTGTGATCGACGCTTTGGTGTGGGTGGTGACGGTGTGATTTTGGCTCTCCCGCCTCAGGCCGATGGTGATCTGCGGATGCGGATTTTTAATGCAGATGGCACGGAAGCTGAGATGTGTGGCAATGGCATTCGCTGCCTTGCCCGATATCTGGCTGACACGGATGGAGAGGCTCCAGGTTGCCGATGGGCGATTGAGACCCCAGCTGGAATGATTCGCCCTGAGTTGATGACGAATGGACAGTTGCGGGTGGATATGGGCGCGCCGTTTTTGGAGTCTGCGTCGATCCCCACCACCCTTGAACCTTTGGCTGGGCTACCAAGAGGGGCGCTCGAGATCGATGGAGTTCCTCTCAATGTTGCATCCGTCGGAATGGGCAATCCCCATGTGGTGGTTCCGGTCGAAGACCTAAGCCGAATTCCCTTTGAGGTGTGGGGGGCTGCCTTGGAAGTGCACCCCGTTTTTCCCGCCAAGACCAATGTTCATTTCCTCAAGGTCCATGCCCGTGACCGATTGGAAATACGTGTTTGGGAACGGGGGGCTGGCCCGACCCTCGCCTGTGGCACGGGTGCCTGCGCCACGCTGGTTGCAGCTGTTCTTCTCGACCTTGCTGACGAGCAGGCCGAAGTGATGCTTCCTGGAGGACCTCTGCTGATTTCTTGGCCTGGGCGTAGTGGATCTGTCTTGATGACTGGGCCCGCTGAAGCCGTGTTCGATGGGGTAATCACGCCGGAATTGGTGCCCGCCCCATCTCCTTCGGAATCGATGGTTCAAGTTCCCGACGTAAACACTCCTGTCGAGACCCCATCTCCTGCTTCGCTGGAGGATGAGGCGGCAGCACTGGCCAAGGTGCAAGCGTTTCTCAACGACACGTCATTGGACTCGATGTTGAACCTGGCCAGCGATTCTTTAGAGCAGCGCACACGCTCCCGCTTTGAACGTGGTGGAAGCTGA